From Candidatus Manganitrophaceae bacterium, the proteins below share one genomic window:
- a CDS encoding HAMP domain-containing protein, whose protein sequence is MIKYSLKFKMVILFSLIIVVICTALGLTFFIQTKKVLLENFTKRGLILAENTAYNSRYGVFAEDLVILQDLIQGVLQVEDVIYVAISNFSGDMLAQKSKQLPNKFDEGAPDLPQIRKKAFTDRSPSVKSYLAEDGRRLYDILAPVMKSRERPRGFPAELLEEGFEKPRKPESVIQGFIQVGMSPALLNQQIRKVMSISIFVTLMMMAGGVGLVYFVSRHNIRPLETLAMIAQKIERGDLSQSAPVTSKDEIGELTTIFNQMTHSLKARDQQIKERMAQVERAEAERERLLHAIESLDESVVLFDSEDRIVFCNESFRTLNKKIAEFIKPGTLFEAQLRASVQAGLIPESIGNEDKWIEQQLLRHSNPAGSFEVKRADGMVVLVKEQRLSDGDTIRIISDITSQKRTEVELIQAAKMATLGEMATGVAHELNQPLSVIRMATENTIERMDEDNLEPRYLRDKLTRISNQVDRASTIINHMRIFGRKSELTSSKVDLRKVVEDALSLFGEQLRLREIIVEKDLPEVCRKVQGQAVQFEQVVLNLLGNAHDAIESNCQRPGEPRRIGLKVEDTGLEDKIKVLITDSGGGIPDSIIKHVFEPFFTTKDPGKGTGLGLSISYGIICDWGGTIKAENKGNGVCITITLPVMA, encoded by the coding sequence ATGATTAAGTATTCCCTTAAATTCAAGATGGTCATTTTATTCAGCCTCATTATTGTGGTGATCTGCACAGCTTTAGGTCTCACCTTCTTTATCCAAACCAAGAAGGTCTTGCTGGAAAATTTCACAAAACGTGGCCTCATCCTGGCCGAAAATACTGCATACAACAGCAGGTATGGTGTCTTTGCGGAAGATCTGGTCATCCTTCAGGATTTGATTCAAGGAGTCCTTCAGGTGGAGGACGTGATCTATGTCGCCATCTCAAACTTTTCAGGAGATATGCTCGCGCAAAAATCTAAACAGCTACCAAATAAATTCGACGAAGGAGCACCCGATCTCCCTCAAATCAGAAAGAAGGCCTTCACCGACAGAAGCCCCTCGGTCAAATCATACTTAGCGGAAGATGGAAGGAGATTGTACGATATCTTGGCGCCTGTGATGAAATCAAGGGAGAGGCCGCGAGGCTTCCCAGCGGAGCTTTTAGAAGAAGGATTTGAAAAACCGAGGAAACCGGAATCCGTGATACAGGGATTTATTCAGGTCGGGATGTCCCCCGCGCTATTGAATCAACAGATCCGGAAAGTCATGAGCATTTCAATTTTTGTCACGCTCATGATGATGGCGGGAGGAGTTGGCCTGGTCTATTTTGTTTCAAGACATAATATCAGGCCGCTGGAAACATTGGCCATGATCGCCCAGAAAATAGAGAGGGGGGACCTTTCACAATCCGCCCCCGTCACCAGTAAGGATGAGATCGGTGAACTGACCACCATCTTTAACCAGATGACCCATTCCCTCAAGGCACGTGATCAACAAATCAAGGAGCGCATGGCACAGGTCGAGCGTGCGGAGGCAGAGCGCGAGAGATTGCTACACGCCATTGAAAGCCTTGACGAAAGTGTTGTTCTCTTCGATAGTGAGGATCGAATCGTTTTCTGCAATGAATCATTCAGAACGCTCAATAAGAAAATCGCCGAATTCATTAAGCCGGGAACGTTGTTCGAAGCTCAGCTGAGAGCCAGTGTCCAGGCTGGTTTGATACCGGAGAGCATTGGAAATGAGGACAAATGGATAGAACAGCAACTGCTGAGACATTCCAACCCGGCTGGCTCATTCGAGGTCAAAAGGGCAGATGGTATGGTGGTACTTGTCAAGGAACAAAGGCTGTCGGATGGCGACACTATTCGGATTATCTCAGACATCACCTCTCAGAAGCGCACCGAGGTCGAACTTATCCAGGCCGCAAAGATGGCCACCCTCGGCGAGATGGCTACGGGAGTGGCGCACGAACTGAACCAACCGCTCAGCGTCATCCGCATGGCGACCGAGAATACCATTGAGCGCATGGATGAAGATAATTTAGAGCCCCGCTATCTGCGTGACAAGCTGACGCGCATCAGCAATCAGGTTGATCGTGCTTCCACGATCATCAATCACATGCGCATCTTCGGCCGCAAGAGCGAGCTGACCTCCTCCAAGGTCGACCTGAGAAAAGTTGTGGAGGACGCGCTCAGCCTTTTCGGCGAACAGCTTCGCCTGCGCGAAATCATTGTTGAGAAGGACTTGCCCGAAGTTTGCCGAAAGGTTCAGGGTCAGGCAGTCCAATTCGAGCAGGTTGTGCTCAACTTGCTCGGCAACGCCCACGACGCCATAGAGTCAAACTGCCAGAGACCGGGAGAACCGCGTAGAATCGGCTTGAAGGTCGAGGACACGGGACTGGAAGACAAGATCAAGGTGCTCATCACGGACAGCGGGGGTGGAATCCCCGACTCGATAATCAAGCATGTTTTCGAGCCCTTCTTCACGACCAAGGACCCGGGCAAGGGCACCGGCCTCGGCCTCTCCATTAGCTACGGCATCATCTGTGACTGGGGCGGAACGATCAAGGCGGAGAACAAAGGCAACGGCGTATGCATCACGATCACGTTGCCAGTGATGGCGTGA
- a CDS encoding ATP-binding protein, whose amino-acid sequence MKFTPPGGQITITLQKEQQALKATIKDTGIGIPPEEQPRIFERFFQVERASSTHEIGSGLGMFIAKNLIELHGGQIRVTSEVGKGSAFAFTPPIRRSYHLERKDHRG is encoded by the coding sequence ATTAAGTTTACGCCTCCGGGCGGTCAGATCACCATCACACTGCAGAAGGAGCAACAAGCGCTCAAAGCCACGATCAAAGATACCGGAATCGGAATTCCGCCGGAGGAGCAGCCACGGATTTTTGAGCGTTTTTTCCAAGTTGAGCGAGCATCCTCCACACATGAAATCGGATCGGGCTTAGGCATGTTTATCGCGAAGAACCTCATAGAACTGCATGGGGGACAAATCCGGGTGACCAGTGAGGTCGGAAAGGGGAGTGCGTTTGCATTCACACCTCCCATTAGACGATCTTACCATTTAGAAAGAAAGGACCACAGAGGATGA